In the Kwoniella shivajii chromosome 2, complete sequence genome, one interval contains:
- a CDS encoding allantoinase yields the protein MVRQTILAPLALLPDDEKPQPATIEIDLSSGTIISVQQGLIELDSQENVLKIEDGKVLLPGLIDTHVHLNQPGRTAWEGFQTGTLAAISGGVTTLIDMPLNSIPPTTTLHGLETKRNEAKNVGVNCDIGFWGGIVPGNANDLVPMLENGVKGFKCFLIESGVDEFPCVDEEDLLKACEALKSTNALILFHAELDATPPANRHVHDSTSSDPCAYTTFLDSRPEQWETSALTLILKFAKLYPSLRFHIVHLSAASSLPAIREARSKGMDNLTVETCFHYLCLKAEEIPDNATQFKCCPPIRDENNRQLLIEAVLDGTINYIVSDHSPCTPELKKGDFLNAWGGVSGLGLGLSLIWTGFNSHVESKISLGRVIDWMGKHQANQVGIENKGSLKAGYKADLVIFDPEKQWEVTTDSLLFKNKVSPYVGKTLKGLVEKTYLAGQLVWDHSKGIEGTLASQGQLI from the exons ATGGTTAGACAAACTATACTCGCTCCACTAGCTTTACTTCCAGATGACGAAAAACCACAACCTGCAACTATCGAAATCGACTTATCTTCAGGAACTATCATTTCTGTTCAACAAGGACTGATCGAATTGGATTCTCAAGAGAATGTGCTGAAAAtagaagatggaaaagtaTTGTTACCAGGCCTGATAGA CACACACGTTCACCTGAATCAACCTGGACGAACAGCATGGGAAGGATTCCAAACAGGAACTTTAGCAGCTATATCAGGCGGTGTAACTACGTTGATTGACATGCCATTAAATTCTATTCCGCCTACAACGACATTACACGGATTAGAAACCAAGAGGAACGAGGCGAAGAACGTTGGCGTCAATTGTGACATTGGGTTTTGGGGTGGTATCGTACCTGGAAATGCGAATGATTTGGTTCCAATGTTGGAAAATGGAGTGAAAGGTTTTAAATGTTTCTTAATTGAATCAGGTGTAGAT GAGTTCCCTTGTGTGGACGAGGAAGATCTGTTAAAAGCTTGTGAAGCATTAAAA TCCACCAATGCTTTGATACTCTTCCACGCGGAGCTGGACGCCACACCACCTGCTAATCGACATGTCCATGATTCGacttcatctgatccttGTGCATATACGACTTTCCTTGATTCTCGACCTGAACAATGGGAAACATCAGCTTTAACACTCATCTTAAAATTCGCAAAATTATATCCATCATTAAGATTTCATATAGTCCATTTATCAGCTGCATCATCTCTACCTGCTATCCGTGAAGCTAGATCCAAAGGAATGGACAATTTGACAGTTGAAACTTGTTTCCATTATTTGTGTTTAAAAGCAGAAGAAATACCAGATAACGCAACTCAATTCAAATGTTGTCCACCAATTAGAGATGAGAACAATAGACAATTGTTGATAGAGGCTGTGTTAGATGGAACTATAAACTATATAGTGTCTGATCACTCGCCCTGTACaccagaattgaaaaaaggCGATTTCTTGAATGCTTGGGGCGGTGTATCAGGTTTAGGATTAGGTTTAAGTCTCATTTGGACCGGGTTTAATTCTCACGTAGAATCGAAAATCTCGCTTGGAAGGGTGATTGACTGGATGGGTAAACACCAAGCTAATCAAGTTGGTATCGAGAATAAAGGGAGTTTGAAAGCTGGCTACAAAGCAGATTTGGTCATTTTTGATCCTGAGAAGCAGTGGGAAGTCACCACT GACTCCCTCTTATTCAAGAATAAAGTCTCGCCATATGTCGGCAAGACATTGAAAGGATTAGTCGAGAAAACATACCTCGCTGGTCAATTGGTATGGGATCATTCCAAAGGCATCGAAGGGACGTTAGCGTCTCAAGGACAGTTAATATAG
- a CDS encoding DNA-binding protein, 42 kDa, whose translation MSTEAQVDLKKTVPVEEEKKVEEKGLSNDTLTKYTTAGQALGDVLKKFIPSVAAGKKVLDLCIEGDKLVNDTVAPLWNKAKNGVKIGKGSAFPTSISVNNVVSHVSPLPSDPEIVLKDGDVVKIMLGIQLDGYAVTHAETIVLSSKVDGISADVVKAAYDAAQAAMRTIKVGNKNWDVTEVVDKVSKDYECVGVEGMLSCQHEKNVTDGKKRILLNPTPELKRDHETITFEEGEVYGVDILVVTGTSGKAKADTSRTSIYKKADINYQLKMKTSRAVFSEIQKKAGAFPFTLRALDDEKRARMGVTEAVAHGLLKPYDIVSTAAGTLVAEFFFTIALLPAGPLLLSPQPVWYSADKLSTEKKITDESLAALITQPLRAPKKKNKNKGSNGEAKADETKA comes from the exons ATGTCAACCGAAGCTCAAGTAGATCTAAAAAAGACCGTTCCCgtagaggaggagaagaaagtcgaagaaaaaggtttgaGCAATGATAC TCTTACCAAATACACAACTGCCGGACAAGCTTTAGGAGatgtgttgaagaagttcaTTCCTTCTGTTGCAGCCGGAAAGAAAGTCTTAGATCTTTGTATCGA AGGTGACAAGCTTGTCAACGATACTGTCGCTCCTCTTTGGAACAAAGCTAAGAACGGTGTCAAGattggtaaag GATCCGCTTTCCCCACCTCTATCTCTGTCAACAATGTCGTCTCTCACGTTTCCCCCCTTCCTTCCGATCCCGAGATTGTCCTtaaagatggagatgtagTCAAGATAATGCTTGGTATCCAACTTGATGGATATGCCGTTACCCACGCCGAAACCATCGTTCTTTCTTCGAAAGTAGATGGAATATCAGCAGATGTAGTCAAAGCAGCATACGACGCAGCTCAAGCAGCTATGAGAACAATCAAAGTTGGAAACAAGAACTGGGACGTTACTGAAGTTGTAGATAAAGTATCAAAAGATTACGAATGTGTAGGTGTCGAAGGAATGTTATCTTGTCAACACGAGAAAAACGTAACAGATGGTAAAAAGAGAATCTTGTTGAACCCTACTCCTGAATTAAAGAGAGATCATGAGACTATCActtttgaagaaggtgaagtgTACGGTGTCGATATCTTAGTAGTGACTGGTACCAGTGGTAAA GCTAAAGCCGATACATCTCGAACTTCAATTTACAAGAAGGCAGACATCAACTACCAACTTAAGATGAAGACCTCCAGAGCTGTATTCTCCGAAATCCAAAAGAAAGCAGGTGCTTTCCCATTCACCTTGAGAGCccttgatgatgagaagagagcACGAATGGGTGTGACAGAAGCTGTTGCCCATG GTCTTCTCAAACCTTACGACATCGTATCAACTGCTGCCGGTACCCTTGTTGccgaattcttcttcacca TCGCCCTCCTCCCAGCCGGTCCATTGCTCTTATCACCTCAACCAGTCTGGTACTCTGCCGATAAACTTTCTACCGAAAAGAAGATTACCGACGAATCATTAGCTGCTTTAATCACTCAACCCCTCCGAGcacccaagaagaagaacaagaacaagggATCGAACGGTGAGGCTAAAGCTGACGAGACCAAGGCTTAA